From Hymenobacter monticola, one genomic window encodes:
- a CDS encoding sensor histidine kinase, with protein MTNYPLLFSSLLDRGKAVHFAYHVQEQRVVYVSQAYELVIGGRQDTVNEELPGWLARIHPDDLRHLRQRLPHALLGELVQDVEVRVMQPDGRIQWLCFSAAREELRDGQVYLSGTVLDMTRSKETSLNAQKFNTKKDATLEILSHDLAAPLALLQQLTEELRHEAQGRATEAMQQLLQLMQRTCTEGVNLIRDFVDNEFLESANVVLHQERTDLASWLATIMEEYQRSERHTHLRFAFEAPAQPVYVCLDINKFQQVINNLISNAIKFTPDGGCITLRLEQCAGRAVVRVADTGVGIPEPLQPVLFEKFTKARRPGLRGEKTTGLGMSIIQTIVELHAGTIRFTSREDQGSVFIIDIPALPAT; from the coding sequence ATGACCAACTATCCCCTACTGTTCAGCTCTCTTTTAGACCGCGGCAAAGCGGTGCATTTTGCTTACCACGTGCAGGAGCAGCGGGTGGTGTATGTCAGCCAAGCCTACGAACTTGTAATAGGAGGGCGCCAGGATACGGTAAACGAGGAACTGCCTGGCTGGCTTGCCCGCATCCACCCAGATGACTTGCGACACCTGCGCCAGCGCCTGCCTCACGCCCTGCTGGGCGAACTGGTCCAGGACGTCGAGGTGCGTGTGATGCAACCCGATGGCCGTATCCAGTGGCTGTGCTTCTCAGCAGCCCGGGAGGAACTCCGCGACGGACAGGTTTACCTCAGCGGCACGGTGCTGGACATGACCCGCTCCAAGGAGACGAGCCTGAACGCGCAGAAATTCAACACCAAGAAAGACGCCACGCTGGAAATCCTCTCCCACGACCTGGCCGCGCCGCTGGCCCTGCTCCAGCAGCTAACCGAGGAGCTGCGCCACGAAGCCCAGGGCCGCGCAACGGAGGCCATGCAGCAGTTGCTGCAGCTGATGCAGCGCACCTGCACCGAGGGCGTAAACCTGATTCGCGACTTCGTCGACAACGAGTTTCTGGAGTCGGCCAACGTGGTGCTGCACCAGGAACGCACGGACCTGGCCAGCTGGCTGGCAACCATCATGGAGGAGTACCAGCGCTCCGAGCGCCACACCCACCTGCGCTTTGCGTTCGAAGCCCCGGCGCAGCCCGTGTACGTGTGCCTGGACATTAACAAATTTCAGCAGGTCATCAACAATCTGATTTCGAACGCCATCAAGTTTACCCCCGACGGCGGCTGCATCACCCTGCGCCTGGAGCAGTGCGCCGGCCGGGCCGTGGTACGGGTGGCCGACACCGGCGTGGGCATTCCTGAGCCGCTGCAGCCCGTTCTCTTCGAAAAATTCACCAAGGCGCGCCGGCCCGGCCTGCGGGGGGAGAAAACCACCGGGCTGGGCATGTCCATCATCCAAACCATCGTGGAACTGCACGCGGGCACGATTCGCTTTACCAGCCGCGAAGACCAGGGCAGCGTGTTCATCATCGATATACCCGCCTTGCCCGCAACCTAG